One Panicum virgatum strain AP13 chromosome 3N, P.virgatum_v5, whole genome shotgun sequence DNA segment encodes these proteins:
- the LOC120664720 gene encoding adenylate isopentenyltransferase-like: MTSLLANRITTLVRAPMAAAGARPLHLHRIPPREGEEEDVAAAAAEEEDHHQRRRPLSCAASSSSERPAAGMVVIVGATGTGKTKLSIDAARALGGEVVNADKIQLYAGLDVTTNKVPLEDRRGVPHHLLGAVRPEAGELLPSTFRSAAAATAASIAARRRVPVVAGGSNSLIHALLADRFDASAGDPFSPSAAARGRDRPALRFPCCLLWVDVEEALLAEYLDRRVDDMVRAGMVEELREYFAATTPADRAAHAGLGKAIGVHELGGHFAGRRSFRAAVDDIKASTRDLAAAQVSKIRRMADDWGWPVRRLDASATVRARLGGAGPAAESASWERDVRGPGLAAIRSFLRDGGSATDGDDETAERMARCCDVVG, translated from the coding sequence ATGACCAGCCTCCTCGCCAATAGGATCACTACGCTCGTGCGcgctcccatggccgccgcggggGCGAGGCCATTGCACCTGCACCGCATCCCGCcgcgggagggggaggaggaggacgtggcggcggcggcggccgaggaggaggaccaccaccagcgccggcggccgctgtcctgtgcggcgtcctcgtcctcgGAGCGGCCGGCCGCGGGCATGGTGGTGATCGTCGGCGCCACGGGCACCGGCAAGACGAAGCTGTCCATCGACGCGGCGCGGGCGCTCGGCGGGGAGGTGGTGAACGCGGACAAGATACAGCTCTATGCCGGCCTCGACGTCACCACCAACAAGGTGCCCCTCGAGGACCGCCGCGGCGTCCCGCACCACCTCCTCGGCGCCGTCCGCCCcgaggccggcgagctcctGCCCTCCAccttccgctccgccgccgccgccaccgccgcctcgatCGCGGCGAGGCGCCGCGTCCCCGTCGTGGCCGGCGGCTCCAACTCCCTCATCCACGCCCTCCTCGCCGACCGCTTCGACGCCTCCGCGGGGGACCCCttctcgccctccgccgccgcgcgggggcGGGATCGCCCCGCGCTCCGCTTCCCGTGCTGCCTTCTCTGGGTCGACGTCGAGGAGGCGCTGCTGGCGGAGTACCTCGACCGCCGCGTGGACGACATGGTGCGCGCCGGCATGGTGGAGGAGCTCCGCGAGTACTTCGCCGCGACCACCCCCGCCGATCGCGCCGCGCACGCGGGGCTGGGCAAGGCCATAGGCGTCCACGAGCTGGGCGGCCACTTCGCGGGGCGCAGGAGCTTCCGCGCCGCGGTCGACGACATCAAGGCCAGCACGCGGGACCTGGCGGCCGCGCAGGTGTCGAAGATCCGCCGCATGGCCGACGACTGGGGCTGGCCCGTCCGCCGCCTGGACGCGTCCGCCACCGTCCGCGCCCgcctcggcggcgcggggcccgcCGCGGAGTCGGCCTCCTGGGAGCGCGACGTGCGCGGGCCGGGGCTCGCGGCCATCCGCAGCTTCCTGCGCGACGGCGGCAGCGCCACCGATGGCGACGACGAGACGGCGGAGCGGATGGCGCGATGCTGCGACGTGGTGGGGTGA
- the LOC120664719 gene encoding CRM-domain containing factor CFM3, chloroplastic/mitochondrial-like has translation MALSELPLHHSFRLSSRPHLHRLLPLRLLSSRHASAAAAASASSPSSSSGNRAAPPAPSTGAPWLQKWAPSDPSQPAPAPSPTTSIDRIVHRLRNLGLASDDDDPSASTATATAPPDGTERLGDLLDRSWARPDRQFAAASFDDAILPWERDEEAAAGSRDEEDGAKRRRVKAPTLAELTIEDEELRRLRRLGMTLRDRITVPKAGVTTAITEKIHDAWRKSELVRLKFHEDLAHDMKTAHELVERRTGGLIIWRSGSVMVVYRGSNYKRPLKSQTLNGASTPVKGEDGTLFIPDASSPAESDSQGKDLAAQRADVSQLNMQNTEDMTEEELEFNQMLDELGPRFVDWWGTGILPVDADLLPQTIPGYKTPHRVLPTGMRSTLTNAELTNLRKLARNLPCHFALGRNRNHQGLAAAIVKLWEKSLVVKIAVKRGIQNTNNKLMAEEIKNLTGGTLLLRNKFYIVIYRGKDFLPTSVAAVLAEREELTKDIQNMEEQRRNISTAQPPDDGLDGHALAGTLAEFQEAQARWGREVSAKEQEEMKEASSRSEKQKLYRKLEHKLSIAQAKIHRAERLLSKIEASMVLANPCDDQEMITDEEKSVFRRIGLRLKSYLPLGVRGVFDGVIENMHLHWKHREVVKLISKQKTLSFVQETARLLEYESGGILVAIERVPKGYALIFYRGKNYRRPINIRPRNLLTKAKALKRAVAMQRHEALSQHIDQLESNIKQMKLDLGIEDYEEQEEDSSDSENEDGTDVTSASYDEDQDDFDESADEYGDYDDDDEDDEVDR, from the exons ATGGCGCTCTCCGAGCTCCCGCTCCACCACTCCTTCCGCCTCTCCTCCAggccccacctccaccgcctcctcccgctccgcctcctctcctcccgccacgcctcggccgccgccgccgcctcggcctcctccccctcttcctCCAGCGGCAACCGCGCGGCCCCACCCGCCCCAAGTACCGGCGCGCCGTGGCTGCAGAAGTGGGCGCCGTCCGACCCCTCCcagcccgcccccgccccgtcCCCCACCACCTCCATCGACCGCATCGTCCACCGCCTCCGCAACCTCGGCCtcgcctccgacgacgacgacccctcCGCCTCCACTGCCACGGCCACCGCGCCCCCCGACGGCACCGAGCGCCTTGGCGACCTGCTCGACCGCAGCTGGGCGCGGCCCGACCGCCAGTTCGCGGCCGCCAGCTTCGACGACGCGATCCTCCCGTGGGAGAGGgacgaggaggccgcggcggggagCAGGGACGAGGAGGATGGGGCCAAGAGGAGGCGGGTGAAGGCGCCCACGCTGGCCGAGCTCACGATCGAGGAcgaggagctgcggcggctgcgCAGGCTGGGGATGACTCTCCGCGACCGCATCACCGTGCCCAAGGCCGGGGTCACCACGGCCATCACGGAGAAGATCCATGACGCGTGGAGGAAGTCGGAGCTGGTCCGCCTCAAGTTCCACGAGGACCTCGCGCACGACATGAAGACTGCTCATGAGCTCGTTGAG CGACGCACGGGCGGATTGATCATATGGAGATCTGGAAGTGTCATGGTGGTTTACCGAGGGAGCAATTACAAAAGGCCTCTGAAATCTCAAACTCTGAATGGTGCCTCAACACCAGTAAAGGGGGAAGATGGTACATTGTTCATCCCAGATGCCTCCAGCCCTGCTGAGAGTGACAGTCAGGGGAAGGATTTGGCTGCGCAACGTGCAGATGTGTCCCAATTGAACATGCAGAATACTGAGGACAtgacagaggaagagctggaATTCAATCAAATGCTTGATGAGTTGGGTCCTCGATTTGTTGATTGGTGGGGAACAGGTATCTTGCCAGTGGATGCTGACTTGCTGCCTCAAACGATCCCTGGGTATAAAACACCGCATAGAGTTCTTCCAACTGGAATGCGTTCGACACTTACCAACGCAGAGCTGACTAACTTGCGAAAGTTAGCCAGGAACCTTCCATGCCATTTTGCTCTAG GGAGAAACCGGAATCATCAAGGCTTGGCAGCAGCAATTGTTAAgctctgggagaaaagtttggtGGTGAAAATAGCTGTCAAACGTGGAATACAGAACACAAATAATAAGCTAATGGCAGAAGAAATAAAG AATCTAACAGGGGGTACCCTGCTTCTTCGAAATAAATTTTACATTGTAATATATCGTGGAAAAGACTTCCTCCCAACATCTGTGGCAGCTGTATTGGCTGAAAGAGAGGAGTTGACAAAGGATATCCAGAATATGGAGGAGCAGAGAAGAAACATTTCGACTGCACAACCTCCAGATGACGGTTTAGATGGGCATGCTCTTGCGGGTACTCTTGCTGAATTTCAGGAGGCCCAAGCTCGTTGGGGGAGAGAAGTAAGTGCTAAGGAGCAAGAAGAAATGAAAGAAGCATCTTCCAGATCAGAAAAGCAAAAGCTGTACAGGAAACTCGAACACAAGCTTTCCATT GCTCAGGCAAAAATACATAGAGCAGAACGCTTGCTATCAAAGATTGAAGCTTCTATGGTACTCGCCAATCCATGTGATGATCAGGAAATGATTACAGATGAGGAAAAGTCTGTTTTCCGTAGGATTGGTCTACGGCTTAAGTCATATTTGCCACTTG GAGTTCGTGGTGTTTTTGATGGTGTCATTGAAAATATGCACTTGCATTGGAAGCACAGGGAAGTTGTCAAATTAATTTCAAAGCAGAAGACCTTGTCCTTTGTTCAGGAGACAGCACGACTTCTAGAGTATGAAAGTGGTGGTATACTAGTTGCAATTGAAAGAGTTCCCAAGGGTTATGCACTTATATTTTACCGTGGAAAGAACTATAGGAGGCCTATTAACATAAGGCCTAGAAATCTCTTAACAAAAGCTAAGGCATTGAAACGTGCAGTTGCAATGCAACGTCATGAG GCCCTCAGTCAGCATATAGATCAACTGGAAAGCAATATCAAGCAGATGAAGCTGGATTTG GGTATCGAGGACTATGAGGAACAAGAGGAGGATAGCTCAGATTCAGAAAATGAAGATGGGACAGATGTTACCTCTGCAAGCTACGATGAG GACCAAGACGATTTTGATGAATCAGCTGATGAATATGGTgattatgatgatgatgatgaagatgatgaggtTGACAGATAG
- the LOC120664718 gene encoding uncharacterized protein LOC120664718, whose product MSDFIGSRYDKQEDFQVLLSKKDSGESPKHKHYLWMAHWTKASSSAQPQNNNSNNPLEDINKASTAKDSEAFPYEFMKSTVAERLMVGVSRGNASVQHAQQFNSRMWGVAHHVCNELGAKNNEHVDESFEKSMKQKAVNLCARAVVSETYSVHKLSELPLNFLKLGSSEDPSLDWSHFPMFAINQKIGNILNPKRRSALGPASLNLNMSTSHVMALSSQEYRMNSHQTADENMEMSKPAGGFASHIEDPGGLNSDPSGQKLKRKLLDTISCSCSKDDNSSDRPIDEQHTSHYFAKAKHELSCASNEKKYTFAGNNNDHTVASAFHNLKTRKSAVHKQQNDAKATFCAPVLGREFQNEPITISNNSKKDGQNLNETYRSHGKAVSSSLLPFEQQHLKIQRMESAADLEGYLLPDQITNKLTEKSKNNGELLTHGPKSKEMHTSSCNRRGPCLFEKLTIPSKSQSGYPKNSASSGKSSGFGVCMYGTNIGSQLFGAQNQSSAKTETLYSDTLIRSKSSAGIASLSAQKDYGCPCPDEAKSEQLVTPSQRGDSRYSKDEGFHTVNENHDASSKATIASKQSCMPRTRITNLDLILSQMNRMRNQISSGVVQPPIGAEPSDRWLKRLQLDISDPDIPGSKRLKIGDSPPLGQTNYLFGMALPCNKIDAEMIGRAKADQALDEGNNELQDKQGRSPVPAKSMSRWIGRWCQGGTSVFHEDPCQGRQATKHDQPSEELEGQFPSIAAMAMMGRVMNKLRPCEHEKKGPFVVWKTD is encoded by the exons ATGTCGGACTTCATCGGGAGTAGATATGATAAGCAAGAAGATTTTCAAGTTCTGTTGAGCAAGAAAGATTCTGGAGAATCACCGAAGCACAAGCATTACCTGTGGATGGCACACTGGACCAAAGCAAGCAGCAGTGCACAACCCCAAAATAACAATAGCAACAACCCTTTGGAGGATATCAACAAGGCCAGTACTGCAAAAGACAGTGAGGCTTTTCCTTATGAATTCATGAAATCAACAGTAGCTGAAAGGCTCATGGTAGGAGTAAGCCGTGGAAATGCCTCTGTGCAGCATGCCCAACAATTCAATTCTCGTATGTGGGGTGTGGCACATCATGTTTGCAATGAATTGGGGGCAAAGAATAATGAGCATGTTGATGAGTCTTTTGAAAAATCTATGAAGCAGAAAGCTGTGAACTTGTGTGCTAGGGCAGTTGTGTCAGAAACATATTCTGTTCACAAGCTTTCAGAATTACCGTTGAATTTTCTGAAACTTGGGAGCTCGGAGGATCCAAGTTTAGATTGGAGCCACTTTCCTATGTTCGCAATTAATCAAAAGATTGGCAACATACTCAACCCAAAACGAAGGTCTGCGCTTGGTCCTGCATCACTGAATCTAAATATGTCCACATCTCATGTTATGGCTCTATCATCACAGGAATATAGGATGAACTCACATCAAACTGCTGATGAGAATATGGAAATGTCCAAACCGGCAGGAGGCTTTGCATCTCACATAGAAGATCCTGGTGGGCTCAACTCAGATCCTTCAGGACAAAAGCTAAAAAGGAAATTATTGGATAcaatatcatgttcttgcagcAAGGATGACAACTCATCTGATCGTCCAATAGATGAGCAGCATACAAGCCACTATTTTGCAAAAGCAAAGCATGAGCTATCCTGTGCATCTAATGAAAAGAAGTACACATTTGCAGGAAATAACAACGATCACACTGTTGCAAGTGCATTCCACAATCTGAAGACAAGAAAATCTGCTGTCCATAAACAACAAAATGATGCAAAGGCCACATTCTGCGCTCCAGTACTTGGTAGAGAGTTTCAGAATGAACCAATAACTATTTCTAACAACAGCAAGAAGGATGGTCAAAATTTAAATGAGACATATAGATCTCATGGCAAGGCTGTTTCAAGTTCTTTGCTACCTTTTGAGCAGCAGCATCTGAAAATACAGAGAATGGAATCTGCAGCAGATTTGGAAGGCTACTTGTTACCTGATCAAATCACAAACAAGTTGACAGAAAAGAGTAAGAATAATGGTGAGCTGCTGACACATGGACCAAAGTCAAAGGAAATGCATACAAGTTCCTGTAACCGACGAGGACCCTGTTTATTTGAAAAGTTAACAATTCCTTCCAAGTCACAAAGTGGGTATCCTAAAAATTCTGCATCTTCCGGAAAATCTAGTGGCTTTGGAGTTTGTATGTATGGCACCAATATCGGCAGCCAGCTATTTGGAGCACAGAATCAATCTTCAGCTAAGACTGAAACATTGTACAGCGATACTCTTATTCGGTCCAAATCCTCAGCAG GCATTGCTTCATTGTCGGCACAAAAG GACTACGGTTGCCCTTGCCCAGATGAAGCAAAAAGTGAGCAGCTGGTGACTCCTTCCCAAAGAGGAGATTCACGATACAGTAAAGATGAAGGGTTCCATACTGTGAATGAAAATCATGATGCTTCGTCAAAAGCTACTATTGCCAGTAAGCAATCATGCATGCCCAGAACAAGAATCACAAATCTGGATCTCATTCTATCCCAGATGAACAGAATGAGAAATCAAATTTCTAGTGGTGTAGTTCAACCACCAATTGGTGCCGAGCCAAGTGATAGATGGCTCAAGCGGCTACAGCTTGATATATCAGATCCTGACATCCCTGGTTCCAAGAGGCTAAAAATTGGAGACAGTCCTCCACTCGGGCAAACAAATTATTTGTTTGGCATGGCTCTTCCTTGCAACAAAATTGATGCCGAAATGATTGGTCGTGCCAAGGCGGACCAGGCCTTGGATGAAGGGAATAACGAACTCCAAGACAAGCAAGGAAGGTCCCCAGTTCCAGCAAAGAGTATGAGTAGATGGATAGGAAGATGGTGCCAGGGCGGCACTTCTGTTTTTCATGAAGACCCATGTCAGGGAAGGCAAGCAACAAAACATGACCAGCCATCTGAAGAACTTGAAGGACAGTTCCCGAGCATCGCTGCTATGGCGATGATGGGGCGAGTCATGAACAAGCTCCGCCCGTGCGAGCATGAGAAGAAGGGGCCATTTGTGGTTTGGAAGACAGACTGA